In Campylobacter porcelli, the sequence TCTTTTAAATCCACTTTTGGCTCTGATTTTATATCTGATTTGCCTTGTGGTTTTGGCTCATCATCACTTATAAATTTACCATCTGTCTTTATCTCTACACTTTGACCTAGCATTAATTTGCTTAAAACATTTTTATCGCTATTTTCTGCTTTTTGAATACTCTTTTCTATATCTTTAATCACATTTATATCAATCTTTTGATTTATCATTGGAATTTGGTTAAAAAAGCCTTTGGAATTTAAATTTTTAAACTCGCTTTTTAAAGCCTCAATCCCATCTTTTGTGATCTTTATCTTGCTTAATCCTAGATTAAATTTCTCACTTAAATTTAGTAAATCTTGCAAGTTTTTAGCCCCTTTTAACTCCTTAATATTCTTCTCAGTGGCTAAAAATTTATTTAAATTTGCACTTACTAAATTGCTAATTCCAGTTTTCATTGCTCCATCTTGCGATTCTAAAAGCCCAAGTAAAGTGATAAAATCAGCATTTTCAAGCATTATTTCATCTGAATTTTGTATATTTTGTAAGTTAGAGACCTTGCTATTTTTAGCATCATCACTGCTAATTTTTTGATTTGATTTGGTGCTGTTTTGCTCTATTTGGTTTTGTTTGATTTTATCATCTTGCGTATTTTGAGAAGTTTCATACTCTTTTACGCTATTTTCAATCATTTTATAAAAGCTATCATCTTGATTATTTGTGCTACTATTTTCGCTCTTAGATGGGACTTGAGTTGTGGTATTTAAGCTAGCTAAAGCTTCATTTAAACCTTGCATTTGCTATCCTAATTTAGGTGAATTTTACGGATTTCTAGCAAATTCTATTCCAAATTTAATAGCAAATTCATAGAAGTTAAATTCAAAGCAAATTTAGCAATTTTTAGATATAATCTAGGCCAAAAATTTGAAAAATCTAAGGAAAATCTTTTGGAAAATATAAGAAATATCGCAGTTATAGCACATGTCGACCATGGTAAGACCACAATGGTAGATGAGCTACTTAAGCAATCAGGCACATTTACAGAACACCAAAATATTGGCGAGAGAGTTATGGATAGTAATGATATTGAGCGTGAGCGTGGTATTACGATCCTTAGCAAAAATACAGCCATAAGATATAAAGATTATAAAATCAATATTATAGATACTCCAGGACACGCTGATTTTGGTGGCGAGGTTGAGCGTGTTTTAAAGATGGTAGATGGAGTTTTACTCCTTGTAGATGCGCAAGAAGGCGTAATGCCTCAAACCAAATTCGTCGTTAAAAAAGCTCTATCTTTAGGTCTTCGCCCGATAGTGGTAGTAAATAAAATTGACAAACCAGCCGCCGATCCAGATAGGGTTGTAAATGAAATTTTCGATCTATTTGTCGCACTTGATGCAAACGATGAGCAACTTGAGTTCCCTATAGTCTATGCCGCTGCTAAAAATGGCTACGCAAAGCATAAATTAGAAGATGAAAATATCAATATGGAGCCACTTTTTGAGACCATTATAGCTCATGTTCCAGCCCCAAGCGGCAAAGATGATAATCCACTTCAACTCCAAGTTTTTACCCTTGATTATGATAATTATGTAGGCAAAATCGGTATCGCTAGAATTTTCAATGGCAAAATCAGCAAAAATCAAAGCGTTATGTTAGCCAAAGCAGATGGTAGCAAAACCACAGGTAGAATTAGCAAACTCATTGGATTTTTAGGTCTTGAGCGAACTGATATAGATAACGCAAGTAGCGGGGATATTGTGGCTATTGCAGGTTTTGATGCCTTAGATGTCGGCGATAGTGTCGTTGATCCAAATAACCCTATGCCACTTGATCCTCTCCACATAGAAGAGCCAACTCTAAGCGTCGTATTTAGCGTAAATGATGGACCACTATCAGGCACTGAGGGTAAATTTGTAACCTCTAATAAACTAGATGAGCGTCTAGAAAGCGAGATGAAAACCAATATCGCTATGAGATATGAAAATATAGGCGAAGGGAAATTTAAAGTAAGCGGCCGTGGGGAATTGCAAATTACTATTTTAGCTGAAAATATGCGTAGAGAGGGCTTTGAGTTTTGCCTTGGCAGACCTGAGGTGATTGTCAAAGAGATAGATGGAGTTAAATGTGAGCCTTACGAGCTTTTAGTCATTGATGCTCCAGATGAGTGCACTGGGGCTGTAATAGAAAAACTAGGCAAAAGAAAGGCCGAAATGGTAAGCATGAATCCAACTGGCGATGGGCAAACTAGGATTGAGTTTGAAATACCAGCTAGGGGGCTTATCGGCTTTAGAAGTCAGTTTTTAACCGATACCAAAGGCGAAGGCGTGATGAACCATAGCTTTTTGGAATTTCGCCCACTAAGCGGCTCAGTGGAGCATAGAAGTAATGGTGCTTTAGTTAGTATGGAAAATGGCGTGGCTTTAGCATATTCTCTATTTAATCTCCAAGATCGTGGAGTGCTCTTTTGTGAGCCACAAACTAAAGTCTATATAGGTATGATAATTGGCGAACATAGCCGTCCAAATGACCTTGATGTAAATCCTATAAAAGGCAAAAACTTAACAAATGTGCGTGCAAGCGGTAGCGATGACGCTATAAAACTAGTCCCACCACGCAAACTAAGCCTAGAGCGAGCTTTAGAGTGGATAGAAGAAGATGAATTAGTAGAAGTAACGCCAGTAAATATTAGGGTGAGAAAACGCTATCTTGACCCAACAGTACGCAAAAGAATGGCAAAAAAATAAACCTACTTATAAAAAGGCAGGAGTCATCTCCATGCCTTTTTAAATTTAAATTATTTTACTTCAATTATTTTACTTGCCAGCCCCATTTTTTCCATACTTTTTGAGCATCTTTAGATTGGACAAATTTTATAAATTCCATAGCAACTTCTTTATTTTTTGTGCTATTTGTTACAGCTATCTCTGCTGCACGATAAATTATAAAATCTTTACCAGCTTGTACAAAATCTACTTTATCCTCACCTAAAACTTTAGCCCAATGAGACCATATTATAAGTGCATCTACGCTATCATCACTATTCCAGCGATCAACTGCCATTTTTGAATTTGGAGCATAATACACTATATTTTTTCTAAGTTTTAATAGATCTTTTCTTTTACCATTTTTAAGCGCCATATCTTCATATAGACCCACTTGACCAGCACCATCTACAACCATTACATTAATATTATCTTTAAGTAGATCTTTAAAACTTTTTATATTTTTAGGATTTCCTTTTTTAACTACTATTCCAGCCTCTCTAATATTTAAAACCTCTACATTTTTAACATCTAAATTACCATCAAATGCTTTAATAAATCCATCCATCATAGATGAGTTACCAGCAAAAATAATATCAGCATCTGCTTTTGCTTGATTGATCCACTGACCAGTAGGACCTGCAACTATTTTAACTTTTTTACCTTTTTTAGCTTCAAATTCAGTTGCTAATTCTTTTAAAACAGGAGCTGGGCCACCAGGTCCATACGCAATAACTTCTGCATATATAGCTGAACTAAATAGCAAAGATGCAAACAATATTTTTTTCATAAATATTTCCTTAATAATAAAATTTAAGCCTAATGATTCTACATATTTTTTATTAATAAAATTAAAATTTCATACAGTCTAAAAATTTTAACCAAATATTGGCAAAATACCGCTATAATCTACAAAATAACTAAAGGAGAATAGATGAAAAAAATAATGCAAGAACGCTACTCATGTAGAGAATTTAACTCCAAAAAGATAGATAATAGCATTATAGAAGAGATCCTAGACCTTACTAGATTAAGCCCAAGCTCATGCGGACTTGAGCCATGGAAATTTATGGTAGTTAGCAAAGAAAATGATCTAAAAGAGCTAGGTCAAATCTGCAACGATCAAGCCCAAGTAAGCGGATGTAGCCACGCTATAATCGTAATTGCAAGAAATGATCTAAAAGGTGGTTGTGATTTTATAAAAGCTCAAGTAGATCGCAAGCCACGAACACCAGAAAGACTTCAAAAAGCACTTGATCACTTCGCAGCTAGATTTGATCCACAAACTAATGAAGAACTAATGCACTACGCCTCGCTCCAATGCTATATCGCAAGTGCTAATATGGTAAATATCGCTCAAAGCCTAGGGGTGAAAAGTTGTATTGTAGCAGGATTTGATCCGCAAAAATTAGATAAATTTGTATCGCTTGGAGAGCATTTTAAGCCTGTTTTGGTTATCGCTTTGGGGTATAGCGATGAGATTGCTCCGTCTAAAACACGCCAAAGCTTAGATAAAATCGTAATATACAAATAGGTCAAAATATGGAAGTTACACTGCTAAATTACACTCCGCTATGGATCTGCTCTAATGCTATTCGCACTTGTTGGCAAAGCTTTGATAAGGGCGATAATGGCGGAGAAAAAGATATTGAACTCATAGATAGAGTAGGAAATAAATTTAAACACGCAAGCACACTAGAGCACCTATTTTACAACTTCTATATAAAGGGGATTAGTAGAGCTTGCTTACAAGAGTTAGCAAGGCATAGAGTAGCAAGTCTAAGCGTAAAATCCACTCGCTACACACTAAAAGAGTTAAAAAACCAAAGCGAATTTAAAGCTGGAGATTTTGAGAATGCAAGTAGGTATTTGGTACTAACTGGCAATGAGCTTGTCGATAATGCAAGTATAAATGCACTTGAGAATTTACGCCAAATTCTAAGCCAAAATACAAGCTTAGATATAGCCAAATACTGCCTTCCAGAAAGCTATAAAACCGAGCTTAGCTGGAGCATAAACGCTAGAAGCCTTCAGAATTTTATAAGTCTTAGAAGCTCTAAAAGTGCTCTTTGGGAGATTAGAAATTTAGCAAATCTAATCTACCAAAACATCCCTAATGAGCATAAATTTATCTATCAAGAGTGTATTTATAACGTAAAATAACTGCCATCACGCACGGCACTAGCATAATCAAAGCTAAAAATAGCGGAGTATTTGCTTCAAGCACCCCCACGCCAAATGCGATAACTCCAGCTAACCCAAACTGCATAACGCCAAGCACCGCTGATGCAGTGCCTGAATGGTCTTTAAATCTTGCCATCGCTAAGGTGGTTGAATTTGGCAAGATAAATCCTAGCATTCCAATAGCTATAAACACTCCAATCTCAAAAGCCCAAAATCCAAGCTGGATAAATGCCGCAAAGCTAATAAAAATTAACGCTACAAGCATAGCAATCAAGGCAAATTTAAGCAAAATTTCGCAATCAAATTTTCTACTAAGCCTAGCATTAATATTAGCAAACAAAACAAAAGAGAAAGAATTAATACCAAATAATATACCATATTTAGTCTCATCAAGCCCAAAATGCCCCATAAAAACAAATGATGAACCAGTAATATAAGCAAAAAGCACCGCCGAAGCAAGGGCTCCAATCAAGCAATAAAGAATAAAAATAGGCTCTTTTAAAACAAATTTATAGCTGTTAATTGTCGCTTTGTGAGAGAATTTAACTCGTTCTACCATAGACTCCTTAAGCCCAAAAATGATGAATAAAAGTAGCAAAATACCTAGCATAAATAGCACCGCAAATATGCTTTGCCAAGAAAAGTATCTTAGCAAAATACCGCCAAATGTCGGCGATAGCATAGGTGCAAGCGATGAAAAGACCATCATCAAAGCATATATCCCAGCAGCATCTTTAATATCAAAATTATCATTGACAATCGCCCTAGCGATCACCACACCAGCACATCCGCCAAGTGCTTCAAAAAATCTTAAAGTGATAAAAACATAGATATTATCCACCATCACGCACCCAAGACTTGAAGCGATAAATATCAAAATACCGATAATAAGCAGCATTTTACGACCAAAAATATCGCTCAAAGGCCCATAAATCAGCTGCCCAAACGCAAATGCTATAAAAAAACTAGCCAAGCTAAGCTGAGTTAAAAACTCACTAGCCTCAAAACTACTTTGAACATGAGAAAGCGCAGGTAGATACATATCAGTAGATAATGGCGCAATGCTAGACATAAAAGCTAAAATAATGATTAATTTAAATTTAGAAAATCCATGAACTTTTGAACTACTTTGCATAAAATAGCCTTAAATTTCAGTTGATTAAGTAGTGGCCGGGAGAAAGGGATTCGAACCCCTGGAGGCTTTCACACCTCAACGGTTTTCAAGACCGCCGCTTTCGACCACTCAGCCATCTCCCGAAATAATTAATTAGAAGTTTTCTCCTCTACCCAGCTAGCACCTTGATTGATCTTACCTTTAGACCACTCATAAGCACTTCTAGAATCCTCTTTGACTCCATGCCATGTATTAGAACATCCATATAATAACAAGATAAAAGTATAAACTATATAACGCATATTAACCCTGTAAAATATGGAGGCGACACCCAGATTCGAACTGGGGGTAAAAGCTTTGCAGGCTTCTGCCTTACCACTTGGCCATGTCGCCATGTGTGGTGCCCAGAGCCGGACTTGAACCGGCACGGAAGTAATTTCCGAGGGATTTTAAGTCCCTTGTGTCTACCATTCCACCACCTGGGCAAAATATGGAGCGGGAAACGAGATTCGAACTCGCGACCCCAACCTTGGCAAGGTTGTGCTCTACCCCTGAGCTATTCCCGCAATAATTTTGAAAGTTGAATAATAGCAAAAGAAAACTTAAAATTTAATTTGATTAAATGAATTTGGCAAATTTATTTAATTTCATAAAATTATAAGCAAAATAAGTGTATCATTACGCCATCTTGATGGGGTTATAGCTCAGCTGGGAGAGCGCTTGAATGGCATTCAAGAGGTCGGCGGTTCGATCCCGCTTAACTCCACCAATTAAGCTTATTTTAAATTTCTTTTGATTTACAATATTTTAAAATAACACGATATATCCGCTATTTTAGCTTATTTTGACTTAACTTGCTTTTGATATAAGATAAATAAGTAACTAGAAAATTATTAGGTAACTTTTACTAAAAGGACGGCAAAATAAGCAATATCTCAAAGGCAAATTTACTAGATTATATACTTAGCTAACCCATACCAAGCATATTTATCTGCGTTAATTCGCCTTGTGATACTATTTCTCAAGCCTATATAAGATAAAGACTTCTTGCGAAGTCTAGCAAAACAAAAATACTATTGCTTAATTTGTAATAAAGCTGTTAGCATTTGATCACTAGTGGTGATGGTTTTGGAGTTGGCTTGATAGCCTCTTTGGACTACGATGAGTTGAGTTAGAGCCCTACTTAAATCCACATTACTCATCTCCAAAGCACTTGCTGTGATAGTCCCACGCCTACTAGTTCCTGCCGCGCCAAAGACTGGATCACCGCTATTTGCTGTTTGGCTAAATATATTTCCACCCCTAGTCTCTAAGCCTTCGTTATTTGTAAATACCGCTAGACTCACTTGCGCTAAGCCAAAGCTTCTACCATTACTAAAGCTACCTATTATCGTTCCTGATTCATCTATCCTTGTGCCTGTTAGGTTACCGGCGGCGTAGCCATCTTGGACGATATTGTCAGTTGAGCTTGGGTTATCGTTGCTTCTTAGGCCGTTTGAGTCGCCAATTTTACCGAAATTTAGCTCTATATTTTGGCCGGGAGCTGATCCGTTATTGGCTGTGAAGGTCAGCGTCGATGGGGTAAAGCCTAGCAAGGTTCCATCGTTATTAAACCTTGCTGAGCCTGATATTACATTTGATACAGCGCCATCAGCATTTAGCACACCTGGCTCTGGGACTTGGATGAGAAGAGACCACTCGGTGCCATTTTCTGGACTATAACTCACCTTTCTCCACTCAAATTTAATCTCATGTTTAGAGCCTAAACTATCATAAATTTCAGTTGTAGCAGCGTGGCTAGACATTGTAAGGTTGCTACTAACTCTTGAGCTAGTTCCTGTGCTTAGGCCACCGCTAAGGCTTTTGAATACATCAGCTAGGGCTGAGTTTTCATTGATATTTTGTGCTAGATTGCTATAGCCTGTAACTGAAATTTGCATATTATAGTCATTGATATATGTATCTTGATTTGATGGGACTTGTTTTTGGCCATTTGCGTCGGTAAAGGCATTTGGGCTATCTTTTACCGGAGTTCCACCTGGACCAGCTGGGTTTGCTTGAGTCATGTGGCCATCATTTTGGCCGTAGCTAGCATCGCCGGCTGGGTTTTCGAAGACGAATTGACCCTTTTCATTGACTGTTACTTTCACCCCATCATTTAAATTCGTATCTCTATATGTGGCGTTGCTATGTTCGTTACCGGTTGGAGCTGGTAAGCCATTAGCGGCGTTATTATTAGCATCTGGATTTCCATCGGCATCTAGCGGAGAATTCCACTCGTTGGCAGCAAATTGAGCTAATTTATCATTAGTTACTAGCTCTCTTATAGCTTCTTTTAGATCGTTGGCAGTAGTGTTCGCATTGTTATTATTCATTATTCCTTGTGCTGATCTTAGCACTTCTACTATCGTAGCTACGGCACCTTCAGAGATTGGGGCAGTTACGGCGCCTCTATCTCGTAAGCCATTAAATGTATCTTGTCCGTCTTGTAATGCTTGAGTTATTTGCCCATTTATTGTAGTTTTTATTTGCCCTATATTTTGACCTTTAGCTAGTTCTTCATCAATTATCTGTAACATTCTATTTGTTACATATGTCGCACCATTTACGGCATTTGAGACATTAGAGCCACTATAATTGACATACTCTCTAGCGTCTGTTTGCATAGCTTTTCTTAGATCTTCTGTGGTTCTAACTACCCTAGCAGCACTATCACTATATAGATGGCCCGCTTCAGTGCCAGCAGCTGATGAGTAGGTGTATTTATATGCGGTTATGATATTTGTGCTTTTGATAGATGTGCTATCATCTTCATATGCTTTGATCTTGATGTTTTTGGATTCATCGGTGGTGCCGGTGTTGTTGTTGTTTGTTAGTTGGAGTTCGTTGCCATTTATTACGGTGGCTTGGACGCCTGTTTTGTTAGTAAATTCATTTATCTTTTTGGCTACTTCATCCATGCTAGCGATGGTAGTAGCTGGTATCTCAATGCCATTTAGTGAGATATGTAGGGTGCGATTTTGCGCTTGGTTGTTATTTAAAGGGCCAAATGTAACCTTCGCATCAGCGTAGCTGACCCACATACCTTGGCCCTCTCGTAGATTTATCCCTTCTCCTGCGCCGTTAAATACCACGCCTAGATCCACGCCGGCTTCTTTGACGGCTACTTCTTTGTTTGAGTTTATATAATATGTGTTGGTGTTTAGGTCGTTTGGATTTTTCGCTTCACCATCATCCCAAAGGCCATTGCCATTAAGGTCTAAAAAGTCGTTGAATTCATCTAGCGCATAGATTGGGGAGCTTTTGGTGCCTATGTTTGAGCCGGAATTTAGATTGGCGATGATGGCTAGCTCGCTAGTTGGATTAGCCTCCATAGACATACCTGGTTCTATAACGATATTTTTAAGCGGTCCGGTAGGATCTATCATGCCGGTATCCTCATTTCTTAACCAACCTTGGACTATATAACCATTGCGATCTACGAAATTCCCCACAGAATCTAGGCTAAAATCCCCATTTCTAGTATATAGATAGGTCTTGCCACCATCTGGTGATACGACGAAAAATCCATCGCCTTGGATCGCCATATCGCTTTGTTTATCTGTGGTTTGGATGGTTCCTTGCTTGAAAATTTTGGTTACTGTATTGACTGTGGAGCCAAGGCCGATTTGCATAGAGTTTTTACCGCCCAGATCGCCTTGTGGAGCGGTGGCGACTTTTTGAGTCTGGCTGAATAGATCCGCAAAACTCGCACGAGAATACTTAAATCCTACGGTATTGACATTTGCTATGTTGTTACCTTCAACATCCATTGCTACTTGGTGCGCCTGAAGACCAGTAACTCCAGACCATAATGCGCCCATCATTGGTAATCCTTTATATTGGAATTTGATTTTTGGGTATGGGGAAAGCAAAAAGCGTTCCAAAATTTGGTTTTTGGATTTTGCTTTAACTTTTTATAAAAATTTTTTATAAAATAAAAATGCCAAACTGGGAAGGGGTTGGGATCTTAAGGGGTAACCCTACGCAGTAGGGACTTTAGTGTTTGCTACTTTAGCACGGACTTTGTTCGTGCGTTAAAAGTAGGTAAAAAATAGGATAGGGGAAACTGTTTTGGCTTTCAAATTTTAGTTTCCCCTGTCCCTTAAAAAAAGAATTTAAAAAGCTTTTATCGCAAAAATTCTTTTCCTTTTTTTAAGTGGGAAGGGGGATGCTTTTTTGGCAGTCGCTACCCCTTCCCCCTTAACAACCCCCAACCCCTTGAAAAAGCCTTCTAATGGGTGGCTTACGCCACGGATTTTGGTTTTTATTCCAAATTTTCGCCGTAAAACAACTATTTAGGTTATTTTACTTTTGCGAAAATTTTATAAAATAAAAATGCCAAACTGGGAAGGGGTTGGGATTTTTAAGGGATAGGGGAAATTATTTTTACCTACTTTTAACGCACGAACAAAGTCCGTGCTAAAGTAGCAAACACTAAAGTCCCCATAAATGGGGTACCCCACTTGTGGGGCTTCAGGTGGGTCAAGGGAGCGGAGCTACCTTGTCGCAAAGCTGGGCTTAGCTCAGCTGCGAAGTTAAAAATTTTAAGTGGGAAGGGGGACGCTTTTTGGCAGATGAGTGGCGCAATAGTCAAACGATACTAACTATCGTTTGATGGCACTACGAAACATAAGAGCGGAGCTACCTTGCCCTTCCCCCTTAACTTACACTCCAAATTTTCGCCAAAAACTCCTTCGAGTTTTTTGTTGCGAAAATTTTGAAAAAGCCTTTCAAGGTTGCTGAGCTTTCGCTCAGATTTAACAAAACAAATTTGAACCAAATAGGGTTACCCTACGAAGTAGGGACTTTAGGTGGGTCAAGGGAGCGTAGCTCCCTGTCGCAAACGACGACTTGTTGCCGTGCGAAGTAAAAACAGCCATAAAACATATCTTTAATGCTATAATACTCTTTTACAAAATTTTAAGGTGCGGTATGAAATTTGTATTTAAAGATTATAAGCTACTAAGCCCAAGTGAGAGCTTGGAGATTTTAAGCATTAGAAATAGCAAGGCAATTAGAGATATTAGCTTAGATGGCGGTATAATCGACATACAAACTCATAAAAATTGGATTTTAAATTTACCAAATAATTCATATTTTGCGATGATTTTTAATGATGAGATTGTGGGTGGGGTTAATTTTTATAATGGTTTTTGGGGGATTTTTTATAAAAGTGGCGTAGAGCCTTTAGTTAAATCAGCCTTTGCTTATCTATTTTTATCAAAAATTTTAAAAGATAGCGATCTTATCTACTCTAAGATTAAATTAAACAATCAAAACGCCCTAAGATTTAATCAATTTTTTGGCTTTGAGATAGTCAAAAGCAATGAGATCTACACTTTGGAGTTAAAAAAATCCAAATTTAACTCATTAAATAACAAGCTAATTAATAGGGTAAAATCTCTAGCAGATAGTAGCAAGGTGGAGTTTATCTAAGTTTTCTATCTTTTTTAAAGCGGTTTGTAAAGGTAATTTCATCTACGATATTTATCTTAACTGGGATTTTATACCGCTCCAATCTAGCCTTACAATGCGATTTTATCAGCTCTTTGGCATTTGATTTAGCTAGATCGCACACTACATCGCACGCCACCATCTGACCTAAAATCTCACACGGCAAAGCATATACCAAAGCATCTTTTATCTCATCTAGCTCTAAAATACAGCTCTCAACCTCGCTAGCTAGAAGTTTCTTGCCACCTACATTTATAATCTCCTTGCTTCTGCCTATGATTTTTAAAAATCCATCGCCATCTTGCTTAACTAAATCCCCACTATCAAACCACTGGTTATCACTATCTAAATTCATATAGCCTAAAAACATAGTTTTTGACTTTAAAAATAGCCTTCCATCTTTGATCTTATACTCATCTGGCTTTAGCTTAAAGTATGTTGATATTGATGATTTAGAAGTGGTGGGTAAAATCCCGCTCTCACTCGTGCCAAAGGTCTGGATAAATTTAACCTTTTTAAATATATTTTTAAGTCTAATTAGTATATTTTCGTCCATTCTCTCTGTGCCGTAGGTGATGAGCCTAAGGGAGCTTAAATCATAATTTTCATACTCCTTAGTCATTAAAAGCAAATTTAAAAAACTAGGCGTAGTAGGTAGGATATGGGCTTTGTATTTTGATATTAAATAGCATATATTTTTAGGCGAAAAATCACTGGCTATAATGAGCGTTGAGCCGCTTAATAAGCCACTTAGCAAGGTATTTATCCCGCCGATATGGTCAAATAGCAAAAATAGAATAATCCTTAATGAATTTGCCCTTTTATCTGCGAAATTTTTTACCATATTATCTAGATTGTGAATTATAGCTTTTGGCTTATTTAGGGTTCCGCTAGAAAAGATTATTAAGCCACTTTGGTTATTTAGCTCTTTGATTTTATCGTGCTTTGGTGGATTTAGGCTTTTTATATTGATTTGGCTTTTTATCTCTATTAGTTTGTTTGCGTTTGAGCTTTGTAGATACTCATCTAAATTTGGGCTATCTGGTAGTAGTGCTACTATATTTTTATTTAGATAAAGTGCGATAAACATAGCGATACTCTCAAAGCTATAAATAGCCCTTAACGCCACTATATCGCCATTTGAAAGCTCATCTTTGATTAGTGATTTATAAAGATTAATCCTATCTATAAGGTGTTGATATGAGTGTTCTTTGCCTTTGTCTATTATGGCGATTTTATCTTGATTTGATTTTAGGGCTTTTAGCATACTCCACCTAGATATATGGTTTGGGCTGTTATAAATCTGCTTTTATCACTGATTAAGAAATCAACCCCATTTTTAATATCTTCAAATTCGCAATAATCTTTTATTATCAGTTTAGATAGCAAGCTATCTAATTTATCTTTTGGTAAGGCTTTTATAAGATTGGTTTTAGTAGGGCTAACTCCTAGAGCGTTTATCCTGATACCATAATATCCAAATTCCTTAGCGCTGATTTGAGTAA encodes:
- a CDS encoding ANL family adenylate-forming protein, translated to MLKALKSNQDKIAIIDKGKEHSYQHLIDRINLYKSLIKDELSNGDIVALRAIYSFESIAMFIALYLNKNIVALLPDSPNLDEYLQSSNANKLIEIKSQINIKSLNPPKHDKIKELNNQSGLIIFSSGTLNKPKAIIHNLDNMVKNFADKRANSLRIILFLLFDHIGGINTLLSGLLSGSTLIIASDFSPKNICYLISKYKAHILPTTPSFLNLLLMTKEYENYDLSSLRLITYGTERMDENILIRLKNIFKKVKFIQTFGTSESGILPTTSKSSISTYFKLKPDEYKIKDGRLFLKSKTMFLGYMNLDSDNQWFDSGDLVKQDGDGFLKIIGRSKEIINVGGKKLLASEVESCILELDEIKDALVYALPCEILGQMVACDVVCDLAKSNAKELIKSHCKARLERYKIPVKINIVDEITFTNRFKKDRKLR